A genome region from Manihot esculenta cultivar AM560-2 chromosome 5, M.esculenta_v8, whole genome shotgun sequence includes the following:
- the LOC110614833 gene encoding vicilin Jug r 6.0101-like has translation MLGPLYNSESTAIIIILDGEGYFEMVGPRTKSSVQTGPTNKKLSSSLRHGSVIVSPAGHPIAMVASRNNDLIAVCFGTNAKGNIKYPLAGKNNIVNKMKSEAIELTFGVPAKEVEEIFEKETDYLLFPGPSQQEKEGRADA, from the exons ATGCTCGGACCCTTATACAACTCAGAGTCGACGGCAATAATCATTATTTTGGATGGTGAGGGCTACTTCGAAATGGTTGGTCCTCGGACTAAAAGCAGCGTACAGACAGGTCCAACTAATAAAAAACTAAGCTCATCGTTGAGACATGGGTCGGTGATCGTCTCCCCTGCTGGCCATCCGATCGCTATGGTAGCTTCAAGAAATAATGATCTAATAGCCGTCTGCTTTGGAACCAATGCCAAAGGCAACATTAAGTATCCTCTTGCAG GGAAAAACAATATTGTGAATAAGATGAAGAGCGAAGCAATAGAATTAACCTTTGGTGTGCCAGCGAAAGAAGTAGAGGAGATTTTTGAAAAAGAAACAGATTATCTCTTATTTCCAGGGCCAAGCCAGCAAGAGAAGGAAGGCCGTGCAGATGCATGA